The sequence below is a genomic window from Halosolutus gelatinilyticus.
CCGGGTAAACACGGCAGCGCCAAGGCTCGCGTCGAGGCCGTCGGCGTCTTCGACGGCAAGAAGCGGTCGCTCTCGCAGCCGGTCGACGCGAAGATCTGGGTCCCGATCATCGAGCGCAAGCAGGGCCAGGTCGTCTCCGTCGACGGCGCCGACATGCAGGTCATGGACCTCGAGACGTACGAGACGTTCACAATGCGCATCCCCGAGGACGTCGACGTCTCGCCCGACGACGAGATCGAGTTCCTCGAGATGGAGAACCAGCGAAAGATCGTCTGATGTTTCCCGGGGCGACCGACTACCGGACGAACGGGTCCGACGCGGCCGCTCGCTCGGCCGACTCGGAGGACGCGAACTTCGTGGTCGTCGGTGCGCCCCTGGACGCCTCGACGACCTTCCAGCCGGGGACGCGCTTCGGTCCCCGGCGGATCAGGACGTTTGCGGAGCCGTTCGACGACTACGATCGTCGGACCGATCAGTATTTTTCGGACCTCGGCGTCGCCGATCTCGGCGACGTCCGCGCCTGGGACGACGTTGCGGACTATCTCGAGTGGCTCGACGGAACGCTTCGGGACGTCGTCCGGGACGACGCGATCCCGCTGACCCTCGGCGGCGAGCACACCGTCTCGCTGGCGGGCGCACGGGCCGTCGAACCCGACGTCGTCGTCGTCCTCGACGCCCACCTCGACCTTCGCGACGAGTACGACGGCAACCCGCTGAGCCACGCCTGCGTCCTCCGGCGAATCCTCGAGGAGGGCGACGCCGCGGAAGCGATCGTGCTGGGCGCTCGCACCGGCAGCGAGGAGGAGTGGGAGCGCGCAGGGGCCGACGACGTGACGGTCGTCCCGCCCGCGGCCGTCGCCGACTGGGAACCCGACGACCGGCTGGCCGACCGGGACGTCTACCTGAGCGTCGACGTCGACGCCGCGGATCCGGCCTACGCACCGGGGACGGGAACGATGGAGCCGTTCGGCCTCGAGCCTCGCGAGCTGCGCGACGTCGTGCGCGCGGTCGCCCCGTACGCGAGCGGGTTCGACGTGGTCGAGGTCAACGACCGCGACGACGGCCAGACGGCGTCGCTCGCCGGCAAACTGGTGCGAGAATTCGTCTTCTCGAACGCCGACGACTCGTAGGGAAAGGGTGCGTCGGGTCGCCGGCCCCCCTTCGAGCGCCGCGTTCCGATCGCACCGCCCGTTGCCTGCATACGCCGCCCACACGTTGATACTCGGAATCGTCGAGAGACGCTGACGATGATCTCCGCGTCGCGTTTTTCTGACTCTCACGACCCGCTCCGGGGCCCGCTCACCGGGGCGAACGGGGCGGGAGGGAACACGGTCCGTCGGGGTCGCGAGAAGCGCGATCGGCGCGAAACTCGGGCCCCGACCGTCGGCGTCGGTAGTTCGACCGCCGCCCGTCGAGAGGTGACGCGTCGTGACTGATCTCCCGCCGCAGACGTCGATCAAGCGGTGGTTCGTGACGACGAATCACAAGGACGTCGGTATTCTCTATCTCGCGACGGGGTTGTTCTTCCTCGTATTCGGCGGGGTCCTCGCGCTGTTGATGCGCGCGCACCTGTGGCAGACCGGCGGCCTCGGGATTCTCGAAGCGAGCGAGTACAACCAGTCCGTTACGACCCACGGGCTGTTGATGGTTTTCTGGTTCCTCTCGCCGTTCGCGTTCGGGTTCGCGAACTACATCGTCCCGCTGCAGATCGGGGCGAAGGACCTCGCGTTCCCGCGGCTGAACGCGCTGAGTTACTGGTTCTACCTGT
It includes:
- a CDS encoding translation initiation factor IF-5A, which gives rise to MAKQQQEVRDLQEGSYVMIDDAACKINAYSTAKPGKHGSAKARVEAVGVFDGKKRSLSQPVDAKIWVPIIERKQGQVVSVDGADMQVMDLETYETFTMRIPEDVDVSPDDEIEFLEMENQRKIV
- the speB gene encoding agmatinase, with translation MFPGATDYRTNGSDAAARSADSEDANFVVVGAPLDASTTFQPGTRFGPRRIRTFAEPFDDYDRRTDQYFSDLGVADLGDVRAWDDVADYLEWLDGTLRDVVRDDAIPLTLGGEHTVSLAGARAVEPDVVVVLDAHLDLRDEYDGNPLSHACVLRRILEEGDAAEAIVLGARTGSEEEWERAGADDVTVVPPAAVADWEPDDRLADRDVYLSVDVDAADPAYAPGTGTMEPFGLEPRELRDVVRAVAPYASGFDVVEVNDRDDGQTASLAGKLVREFVFSNADDS